From a single Pseudophryne corroboree isolate aPseCor3 chromosome 6, aPseCor3.hap2, whole genome shotgun sequence genomic region:
- the LOC134934496 gene encoding olfactory receptor 5V1-like, giving the protein MPFSRNGNAKFGVLIGISITYLFSIMGNVIIALLVCLVEQLHSPMYFFLCSLSVQDTMHVTNIQPKLLAILITGDTRISLSGCITQVFLFVLCLNFEFLLLTSMAYDRFAAICKPLHYNIIMNKTTCRLMTSTCWFASALNALIYSLIVSSLSFCKSHDINHFFCEVKAMLTLSCTDTTYIFRLIYAESILLGMFPFLLIVISYIFIISSIMKIRTSRGRLKTFSSCSSHITTVILYCGSSIGSYLKTESVQSPQQNELIAMLYIILVPMLNPIVYSLRNKEVLKAMKSLTKGHGSLPT; this is encoded by the coding sequence ATGCCCTTTTCCAGGAATGGAAATGCAAAGTTTGGAGTTTTGATTGGCATTTCAATTACATATTTATTTtccataatgggaaatgtgattatAGCTCTGTTGGTGTGCTTGGTGGAACAGCTGCATAGTCCTATGTACTTCTTCTTGTGCAGTTTGTCAGTCCAGGATACAATGCATGTCACTAACATTCAGCCAAAGCTATTGGCCATCCTAATCACAGGTGACACTAGAATATCATTATCGGGATGTATCACACAGGTATTTTTATTTGTGCTCTGTCTTAATTTTGAATTTTTGCTACTTACCTCCATGGCGTATGACCGCTTTGCTGCCATCTGTAAACCTTTGCATTATAACATAATAATGAACAAGACCACCTGCAGGCTCATGACTTCTACATGTTGGTTTGCTTCAGCTTTAAATGCATTGATTTATTCCTTGATAGTGTCTAGCCTGTCATTCTGCAAATCTCATGATATAAACCATTTCTTTTGTGAGGTGAAAGCAATGCTGACTTTATCATGCACGGACACCACCTATATCTTCAGACTAATCTATGCTGAAAGTATTCTTTTGGGGATGTTTCCATTTTTACTGATTGTCATTTCATATATATTCATTATATCCAGCATCATGAAGATTCGGACCTCAAGAGGAAGACTGAAAACCTTCTCCAGCTGCTCCTCACATATCACCACTGTTATACTTTATTGTGGGTCCAGTATTGGATCCTATTTGAAAACAGAGTCTGTACAGTCTCCTCAGCAAAATGAATTGATTGCTATGCTCTACATTATTCTGGTTCCAATGTTAAACCCAATAGTGTACAGCTTAAGAAACAAAGAGGTTTTAAAAGCTATGAAATCATTAACCAAGGGACATGGGTCTTTGCCCACTTAA